In Lonchura striata isolate bLonStr1 chromosome 2, bLonStr1.mat, whole genome shotgun sequence, a single genomic region encodes these proteins:
- the RHNO1 gene encoding RAD9, HUS1, RAD1-interacting nuclear orphan protein 1, which yields MPPKKKCTHKARKAELIFLEKPRAGPIHCYEAPLHLAENPRRVPTKPVDLNTSAAWVCPQFDTTKAVVLKARQKKHRGPQKPYNQDANHSSFHAGGACRGAVACRFPPLTFENPEGHAVPLLDDPNCLIKNAQCSPTQPRKGTAANANIQVKSPENCGELVPQPVEQDVLSPSDAEAVQAPSPRNGRCSSTLSPSSHAWHPEEELPFGVDPCGRGEAAAVLVTDTPEHEYGVKVTWRRRPHVMSYLREQGKLSAADILVKANLELSRRQAHS from the exons ATGCCTCCAAAGAAGAAGTGTACCCACAAGGccaggaaggcagagctgattTTCCTTGAGAAACCACGGGCAGGACCCATCCATTGTTATGAAGCTCCACTGCATTTGGCTGAGAATCCCAGACGTGTGCCTACAAAACCTGTAGACCTGAACACCTCTGCTGCCTGG GTATGCCCACAATTTGACACAACTAAGGCGGTGGTGTTGAAAGCACGCCAGAAGAAGCATCGTGGTCCTCAGAAGCCCTATAATCAGGATGCTAACCACAGTTCATTTCATGCAGGAGGAGCTTGCCGAGGAGCTGTAGCCTGCAGATTTCCTCCTTTAACTTTTGAGAATCCAGAAGGACATGCAGTCCCTCTCTTGGATGATCCAAATTGCTTGATAAAGAATGCACAATGCTCTCCCACCCAGCCTAGGAAAGGGACAGCGGCAAATGCCAACATCCAGGTGAAGAGCCCAGAGAACTGTGGAGAGCTTGTTCCCCAGCCTGTGGAGCAAGATGTCCTTAGTCCCTCAGATGCAGAGGCTGTACAGGCTCCTTCCCCAAGGAACGGGAGATGCAGCAGCACTCTATCACCAAGTAGTCATGCCTGGCATCCAGAAGAAGAGCTGCCATTTGGTGTTGATCCGTGCGGGAGAGGGGAGGCGGCAGCAGTACTGGTCACGGATACCCCCGAGCACGAGTACGGAGTAAAGGTCACCTGGAGACGGCGGCCGCACGTCATGAGCTACCTGCGGGAGCAAGGCAAGCTGAGCGCTGCGGACATCCTGGTGAAGGCAAACCTCGAGCTCTCGAGGAGACAGGCCCACAGCTGA
- the LOC144248340 gene encoding forkhead box protein M1-like, translating into MRTSPRRPLILKRRKLTLPQNGESSTSARDEKRGQDEKAPKQEHRQEDQHNRQPRDKRDGGLQKFPAGIKIIDHPTMPNTQVVAIPTNADIQSIIEALTAKGKECGNNGPNKFILISSGGTSRSAGPAPSQHLPSEKKASAGNRAAVIQEREKNVAQTSGLAGSTELWHSGVGPVVGQGHCDEGVAGLLVRKQSYGEGKAVSVAHLGFSKAFHTVSYSIFLEKLAAMACDLDEGIKSILSKLTDDIKLGGSVDLLEGRRALDWLDPWVKANCMMFSSGETMSSVLDNSLTNIQWLGKMRSDGLNPSSVKEDTEKENQIPLQERVKASRRIQECAKTFDKEVI; encoded by the exons ATGAGGACCAGCCCTCGCAGGCCCTTAATTCTCAAAAGACGAAAACTGACCCTCCCACAGAATGGTGAATCCAGTACTTCAGCAAGAGATGAGAAGAGAGGTCAGGATGAAAAGGCTCCTAAGCAGGAGCACAGGCAGGAAGACCAACACAACAGACAACCCAGAGACAAAAGGGACGGTGGCCTGCAGAAATTCCCAGCAGGAATAAAGATAATTGACCATCCTACAATGCCCAACACACAGGTGGTGGCCATCCCTACAAATGCTGATATCCAGAGCATTATAGAGGCATtgacagcaaaaggaaaagaatgtgGCAACAATGGACCAAATAAGTTCATTCTCATTAGCAGTGGGGGCACATCCCGTTCAGCAGGTCCAGCACCATCGCAGCATCTCCCATCAGAGAAGAAAGCCAGTGCAGGCAACAGGGCTGCAGTTATtcaagaaagagagaagaatgttGCACAGACATCTGGTCTTGCAGGTAGTACAGAGCTCTGGCATTCAGGAGTTGGTCCTGTGGTTGGACAGGGACA CTGTGATGAAGGAGTAGCAGGGTTACTTGTGAGAAAGCAGAGTTATGGCGAGGGGAAGGCTGTGTCTGTAGCCCACCTGGGCTTCAGTAAAGCCTTTCACACTGTCTCCTACAGCATTTttctggaaaagctggcagccaTGGCTTG TGATCTGGATGAGGGGATCAAGAGCATCCTCAGCAAACTCACAGATGACATCAAGTTGGGtgggagtgtggatctgctggagggcaggagggctcTGGACTGGCTGGATCCATGGGTCAAGGCCAATTGCATGATGTTCA GCAGTGGAGAGACAATGAGTTCTGTGTTGGACAACAGTCTCACCAACATCCAGTGGCTGGGGAAGATGAGATCTGATGGGCTAAATCCCTCTTCTGTGAAGGAAGACACAGAGAAAGAGAATCAGATACCTCTGCAGGAAAGAGTCAAGGCAAGTAGGAGAATACAAGAGTGTGCTAAAACTTTTGATAAGGAGGTAATCTAG
- the LOC110480827 gene encoding forkhead box protein M1, with translation MAMIQFAINSTERKRMTLKDIYTWIEDHFPYFKHVAKPGWKNSIRHNLSLHDMFVRETSANGKISFWTIHPDANRCLTLDQVFKPLDLGSPTSPEYSESQQKSNLPDPLKNMGSKTEPQNSRRKMKPLLPRVNSYLVPIQFPLSQPLVLQPSMKVPLSTAQGASFNSTETLQSNKRVCIAPKMSLSAEESSSLPTAVVKEEGQCDEGLFSPSHSVQENSSQPGEELSSFPEGACVKEEEGSQLDPWLSPFASTVTVKEEPSLFLPDSSTKERKQFTRLKSPPKAVSDSLVIKRRERREVGRSRRKQHLALSRSEEPVLVLPESSSFDSFQLGADRPFPQENQPLENISQLSCSRGEEGAFKTPVKDMFSKLPVSSTPSKVSATTTPSLEVLDPWKSASLAKGSHELDFSPVKTLPLPFTPLQDNQDLLGFNSTPLKNPLFDSPRELLNTESSDMVLVPLTSSPVFIRDTSKQSTVELAASGFTENRSLMEGLILDTMNDSLSKILLDISFPGLEDENLGTDISWSQLMPELK, from the exons ATGGCCATGATCCAATTTGCCATCAACAGCACGGAGAGGAAGCGCATGACCCTGAAGGACATCTATACCTGGATTGAGGATCATTTCCCTTATTTTAAACATGTAGCTAAGCCAGGTTGGAAG AACTCCATCCGGCACAACCTGTCCCTTCATGATATGTTTGTCCGTGAGACATCTGCCAATGGTAAAATCTCCTTCTGGACTATTCACCCTGATGCAAACCGTTGCCTAACATTGGACCAGGTATTTAAG CCGCTGGACTTGGGGTCACCAACATCGCCTGAGTACTCTGAATCA CAACAAAAGAGTAATCTTCCAGATCCTCTGAAGAACATGGGAAGCAAAACTGAACCCCAGAATTCAC GCCGAAAGATGAAGCCTTTGCTTCCTCGTGTCAACTCCTACCTGGTTCCAATCCAGTTCCCTTTGAGTCAGCCTCTTGTCTTGCAGCCTTCTATGAAGGTTCCCCTGTCCACGGCACAGGGAGCATCTTTTAACAGCACAGAGACTTTGCAGAGCAATAAGCGTGTGTGCATTGCCCCAAag ATGTCACTGTCTGCAGAAGAGTCATCCTCTTTACCCACGGCTGTTGTCAAGGAGGAGGGTCAATGTGATGAAGGTTTATTTTCCCCAAGCCATTCCGTACAGGAGAAcagctcccagcctggggaGGAATTGTCTTCTTTCCCTGAGGGTGCCTGTGTCAAGGAGGAAGAAGGCTCTCAGCTGgatccctggctgtccccattTGCCTCAACCGTAACGGTCAAGGAAGAGCCAAGCTTGTTCCTCCCGGACTCATCCACAAAGGAGAGGAAACAGTTCACCAGACTGAAGTCCCCACCTAAGGCAGTTTCTGACTCTTTGGTTAtaaagaggagagaaaggagggaggTGGGCAGATCCAGAAGGAAACAACATCTAGCACTGTCTCGTTCAGAAGAGCCTGTCCTTGTTTTGccagaaagcagcagctttgACTCTTTCCAGTTAGGGGCAGACCGTCCCTTCCCCCAGGAAAACCAGCCCCTTGAGAACATatcacagctcagctgctcaCGGGGAGAAGAGGGGGCCTTTAAAACACCAGTCAAAGACATGTTCAGCAAATTGCCTGTTTCTTCCACTCCCAGCAAAGTCTCAGCCACTACTACCCCTTCACTTGAGGTCCTTGATCCCTGGAAGTCTGCTTCCTTAGCCAAGGGAAGTCATGAGCTGGACTTCAGTCCAGTGAAAACCCTTCCATTGCCATTCACACCCCTCCAGGACAACCAGGATTTGCTGGGTTTTAACAGCACACCCCTTAAAAATCCTCTCTTTGATTCTCCTCGAGAACTGCTCAATACAGAATCCAGTGACATGGTCCTTGTGCCCCTCACGAGCTCTCCAGTGTTTATTCGTGACACTTCCAAGCAGTCCACTGTTGAACTGGCAGCCTCTGGCTTTACTGAAAACCGGTCACTCATGGAGGGTCTTATCCTGGACACCATGAATGACAGTCTCAGCAAAATCCTTCTAGATATCAGCTTTCCTGGTCTTGAGGATGAAAATTTAGGAACAGACATTAGTTGGTCTCAGCTCATGCCTGAACTGAAGTGA